A region from the Pseudonocardia petroleophila genome encodes:
- a CDS encoding adenylyltransferase/cytidyltransferase family protein, with protein sequence MTTGCVTGRFQPVHDQHLELIGIALAECDHVIVAVTNPDPDARHEESTSAHRHTPAANPFTYYERSRLLTAALAGAGWAGRTTVVPFDLTRPAVWAAYVPPDARQYVRAYDGWERQKAAALEAGGYRVTVLRGDPAAKRSATDVRALLASGAQWRDAVPAGVAPLLAELLAATPMATRR encoded by the coding sequence GTGACCACCGGCTGCGTCACGGGGCGGTTCCAGCCCGTCCACGACCAGCACCTGGAGCTGATCGGCATCGCGCTGGCGGAGTGCGACCACGTGATCGTCGCGGTGACCAACCCGGACCCCGACGCCCGCCACGAGGAGTCCACGTCGGCGCACCGGCACACGCCTGCGGCGAACCCGTTCACCTACTACGAGCGGTCCCGGCTGCTGACCGCCGCGCTCGCCGGGGCCGGGTGGGCCGGCCGCACCACCGTCGTGCCGTTCGACCTCACCCGCCCCGCGGTCTGGGCCGCCTACGTCCCGCCCGACGCCCGGCAGTACGTGCGCGCCTACGACGGCTGGGAGCGGCAGAAGGCCGCGGCGCTGGAAGCGGGCGGCTACCGGGTGACCGTGCTCCGCGGTGACCCGGCCGCCAAGCGCTCCGCCACCGACGTCCGCGCCCTGCTCGCCTCGGGCGCGCAGTGGCGCGACGCGGTGCCGGCCGGGGTGGCCCCCCTGCTCGCCGAGCTCCTCGCCGCGACCCCGATGGCGACCCGCCGATGA
- a CDS encoding acyl-CoA dehydrogenase family protein, translating to MTTGTVAASRRVTDYTTRFRTFLDDEVAPVEAELAAAGVGTVWQPALDADGRMHPAVWAARREVQRRSARAGLYHPHVSTRAGGDGFSRVEMQHVEEYVYRSSGLGLGLAALGWTEGANPAIEHCSDAARGRYLEPLLAGEVTAAFCNTETSVGTDVLAMTTRARRRGTDWILDGAKAWITNAHFAEVLQVVAVTEAGAGTRSLSMFLVDGDAPGVTRGRDIPTMLGDGLTGELHFDGVRVPAENVVREVGDGFALAMAWINWRRMCRGGMCAGWGSWLLERAIDRARTRRSGGRPIADLQAVQHLVADMDADVYAARATSLVAQAELDELGPFSIPLHPDAPRLISLIKVVNDEAFFRVADNAVQVHGGTGLLQGSPEEKLFRVARNLKIPAGTVEIQRNAIARGLLR from the coding sequence ATGACCACCGGCACCGTGGCCGCGTCGAGACGCGTCACCGACTACACGACCCGCTTCCGCACCTTCCTCGACGACGAGGTCGCGCCCGTGGAGGCCGAGCTCGCGGCGGCGGGAGTCGGCACCGTGTGGCAGCCCGCCCTGGACGCCGACGGCCGGATGCACCCGGCGGTCTGGGCGGCGCGCCGCGAGGTCCAGCGGCGCTCCGCCCGCGCCGGGCTCTACCACCCGCACGTCTCCACCCGCGCCGGGGGCGACGGGTTCTCCCGCGTGGAGATGCAGCACGTCGAGGAGTACGTCTACCGGAGCTCCGGCCTCGGGCTGGGCCTCGCCGCACTGGGCTGGACCGAGGGCGCCAACCCCGCGATCGAGCACTGCTCCGACGCCGCCCGCGGCCGCTACCTGGAGCCGCTGCTGGCCGGCGAGGTCACCGCGGCGTTCTGCAACACCGAGACCTCGGTGGGCACCGACGTCCTCGCCATGACGACCCGCGCCCGTCGGAGGGGCACCGACTGGATCCTCGACGGCGCCAAGGCGTGGATCACCAACGCCCACTTCGCCGAGGTCCTGCAGGTCGTCGCCGTCACCGAGGCCGGGGCGGGCACGCGGTCGCTGTCGATGTTCCTCGTCGACGGCGACGCGCCGGGCGTCACCCGCGGCCGGGACATCCCCACGATGCTGGGCGACGGCCTGACCGGCGAGCTGCACTTCGACGGCGTCCGGGTGCCGGCGGAGAACGTGGTGCGCGAGGTCGGCGACGGGTTCGCGCTCGCCATGGCGTGGATCAACTGGCGGCGGATGTGCCGCGGCGGGATGTGCGCCGGCTGGGGTTCCTGGCTGCTGGAGCGGGCGATCGACCGGGCGCGCACGCGGCGGTCCGGCGGGCGGCCGATCGCCGACCTGCAGGCCGTGCAGCACCTCGTCGCCGACATGGACGCCGACGTCTACGCCGCCCGCGCCACGTCGCTCGTCGCGCAGGCCGAGCTCGACGAGCTGGGGCCGTTCTCGATCCCGCTGCACCCCGACGCGCCGCGGCTGATCAGCCTGATCAAGGTGGTCAACGACGAGGCGTTCTTCCGGGTGGCCGACAACGCGGTGCAGGTGCACGGCGGCACGGGACTCCTGCAGGGCTCGCCGGAGGAGAAGCTGTTCCGCGTGGCGCGCAACCTGAAGATCCCGGCCGGCACGGTGGAGATCCAGCGCAACGCCATCGCCCGGGGGCTGCTGCGGTGA
- a CDS encoding ABC transporter permease, with the protein MIRDRLTGWGLAMVVPVALLAVYDLWARTAGDFFFPPLSEIGSTFAEQWLFARVATDLLPSLARMLSGYALAIGVGVALGALLGFSRTWATALDPVLQFLRALPPPALIPVSLLVFGAGDSAKIFLIALGALWPVLLNTVDGVRGVDRTALDMARSYRVPARARFTRLILPAALPRIFAGARTALAIAIILMVVSELIGADNGVGYLVQLSQRGFDIPEMWAGTVLLGLLGFAFNALFLAVEKRVLHWHLATTGRGPAPTPPQRRTAPTPTETADARRP; encoded by the coding sequence GTGATCCGCGACCGCCTCACCGGCTGGGGCCTGGCGATGGTGGTCCCGGTCGCCCTGCTCGCCGTCTACGACCTGTGGGCCCGGACCGCGGGCGACTTCTTCTTCCCCCCGCTGTCGGAGATCGGCTCCACCTTCGCCGAGCAGTGGCTGTTCGCCCGCGTCGCCACCGACCTGCTGCCGAGCCTGGCCCGGATGCTCTCCGGCTACGCGCTGGCGATCGGGGTCGGCGTGGCGCTCGGCGCGCTGCTCGGCTTCTCCCGCACGTGGGCGACCGCACTGGACCCGGTGCTGCAGTTCCTCCGGGCCCTGCCGCCGCCCGCGCTCATCCCGGTCTCGCTGCTCGTGTTCGGCGCCGGGGACAGCGCCAAGATCTTCCTGATCGCCCTGGGCGCGCTGTGGCCGGTGCTGCTCAACACCGTCGACGGCGTGCGCGGCGTCGACCGGACGGCGCTGGACATGGCGCGGTCCTACCGGGTGCCCGCCCGGGCCCGGTTCACCCGGCTGATCCTCCCGGCCGCGCTGCCCCGGATCTTCGCCGGCGCCCGCACGGCACTGGCCATCGCGATCATCCTCATGGTCGTCAGCGAGCTGATCGGCGCCGACAACGGCGTCGGCTACCTGGTCCAGCTCTCCCAGCGCGGCTTCGACATCCCGGAGATGTGGGCAGGCACGGTCCTGCTGGGGCTGCTCGGCTTCGCGTTCAACGCCCTGTTCCTGGCGGTGGAGAAGCGGGTCCTGCACTGGCACCTGGCCACCACCGGCCGCGGGCCCGCACCGACCCCGCCGCAGCGCCGCACCGCCCCGACCCCGACGGAGACCGCCGATGCTCGACGTCCGTGA
- a CDS encoding fumarylacetoacetate hydrolase family protein: protein MRLVSFLTTGGVPSVGVPVDDGVLDLTAGLEPVIGPSGAHTVSPMRRLLAATGGDLRALSGRGAPRLGRGEYTLQAPVPDPTKIVAAPVNYVDHQAEMSQTVHVGSLGVFLKAPSSLVADGGVVRLPYSDRRFDQEGELGVVIGRTASRVTAASALDHVAGYTCVLDMTMRGGEDRSVRKSFDTFTPCGPHLVTPDEVGPLDALELRCAVNGSLRQLARVADLIWDVPRLIEYVSSVMVLHPGDLISTGTPAGVGAVGHGDEVVAEVDGVGRLGVTVSSTGAVPCPTSGAGAGPVPPAELTPVRGR, encoded by the coding sequence GTGCGACTCGTCAGCTTCCTGACCACCGGCGGCGTGCCGTCGGTCGGCGTCCCCGTCGACGACGGCGTGCTGGACCTGACCGCCGGGCTGGAGCCCGTGATCGGCCCCTCCGGCGCCCACACCGTCAGCCCGATGCGCCGGCTGCTCGCCGCGACCGGCGGCGACCTGCGGGCGCTGTCCGGGCGCGGCGCACCCCGGCTCGGCCGGGGCGAGTACACGCTCCAGGCCCCCGTGCCGGACCCGACGAAGATCGTCGCCGCCCCGGTGAACTACGTCGACCACCAGGCCGAGATGAGCCAGACCGTCCACGTCGGCTCGCTCGGGGTGTTCCTCAAGGCCCCGTCGTCGCTGGTCGCGGACGGCGGTGTCGTGCGGCTGCCCTACTCCGACCGGCGCTTCGACCAGGAGGGCGAGCTCGGGGTCGTCATCGGGCGCACCGCGAGCCGGGTCACCGCCGCCTCCGCGCTCGACCACGTCGCGGGCTACACCTGCGTGCTGGACATGACCATGCGGGGCGGGGAGGACCGCTCGGTGCGCAAGTCGTTCGACACCTTCACCCCCTGCGGCCCGCACCTGGTGACCCCCGACGAGGTCGGGCCGCTGGACGCGCTCGAGCTGCGCTGCGCGGTCAACGGTTCGCTGCGCCAGCTCGCGCGCGTCGCCGACCTGATCTGGGACGTGCCCCGGCTGATCGAGTACGTCTCGTCGGTGATGGTCCTGCACCCCGGTGACCTGATCTCCACCGGGACCCCGGCCGGGGTCGGCGCGGTCGGGCACGGGGACGAGGTCGTCGCCGAGGTCGACGGCGTGGGGCGGCTCGGGGTCACCGTCAGCTCGACCGGTGCCGTCCCGTGCCCGACCTCGGGCGCCGGGGCGGGGCCGGTGCCCCCGGCCGAGCTGACCCCGGTCCGCGGACGCTGA
- a CDS encoding ABC transporter substrate-binding protein, with amino-acid sequence MKTWPRLGAVVAAAALLTTAACSGSGSAPQAGADGMTPLRIAETAGAPLNFLTYGDEQGFFADAGLDLDIASSSGGATVIPQLISGDLDVAGSNIVSGMIAISQGLPLRMVAAGTSTSEDPEQDFSALMVAADSPVAGIGELAGQRVAVNSLRNINDIVLGNELEQAGLGYDAVEFVEIPFPEMAAAVERGDVAAAMIIEPFITVAEGRGLRIIGRPYTDLRPGLQIGTFLMSERLVGSSPELVASFQQAVQATADSIAADPAAFRAALPRISDTDPALAENVRINLWRGTTDRESLELVMGLMVDYGLVDAPIALDDVVVG; translated from the coding sequence ATGAAGACCTGGCCCCGCCTCGGCGCCGTCGTCGCCGCCGCGGCCCTGCTCACCACCGCCGCCTGCTCCGGTTCCGGGTCCGCCCCGCAGGCCGGTGCGGACGGGATGACCCCGCTGCGCATCGCCGAGACCGCGGGCGCGCCCCTGAACTTCCTCACCTACGGCGACGAGCAGGGCTTCTTCGCCGACGCGGGACTGGACCTGGACATCGCCTCGTCCAGCGGCGGGGCCACCGTGATCCCGCAGCTGATCAGCGGGGACCTCGACGTCGCGGGGTCGAACATCGTCTCCGGCATGATCGCCATCAGCCAGGGCCTGCCGCTGCGGATGGTGGCCGCGGGCACCAGCACGTCCGAGGACCCGGAACAGGACTTCTCGGCCCTGATGGTCGCCGCGGACAGCCCGGTCGCCGGGATCGGCGAGCTCGCCGGGCAGCGGGTCGCGGTCAACAGCCTGCGCAACATCAACGACATCGTGCTCGGCAACGAGCTGGAGCAGGCCGGGCTGGGCTACGATGCCGTCGAGTTCGTCGAGATCCCGTTCCCCGAGATGGCCGCCGCCGTGGAGCGCGGCGACGTGGCTGCGGCGATGATCATCGAACCGTTCATCACCGTCGCCGAGGGCCGGGGGCTGCGGATCATCGGCCGGCCCTACACCGACCTGCGCCCCGGACTGCAGATCGGGACGTTCCTCATGAGCGAGCGACTGGTGGGGTCCTCCCCCGAGCTGGTCGCGTCGTTCCAGCAGGCGGTGCAGGCCACGGCCGACTCCATCGCCGCCGATCCCGCCGCGTTCCGCGCGGCCCTGCCGCGGATCAGCGACACCGACCCCGCCCTGGCCGAGAACGTGCGGATCAACCTGTGGCGTGGGACGACCGACCGCGAGTCGCTGGAGCTGGTGATGGGCCTGATGGTCGACTACGGGCTGGTCGACGCCCCGATCGCGCTCGACGACGTCGTCGTGGGCTGA
- a CDS encoding ABC transporter ATP-binding protein, giving the protein MLDVRDLTKTYDPAGAPAMADLSFTVGEREFVCIVGSSGCGKTTMLRCLSGLVDPTSGEVTLDGARVDGPPKDMAFVFQDYSRSLLPWMTVAGNVSFPLPYKGLSAAEVAAATAEALDAVGLGDRGDSYPWQLSGGMQQRVAIARALAYQPRILLMDEPFASVDAQTRADLEDLLLDIWRRFDITVLFVTHDIDEAVYLSQRVLVLRRPAHVHEVVEVDLPVERDQLATKALPRFGQLRSRVLSSLRAPEPATG; this is encoded by the coding sequence ATGCTCGACGTCCGTGACCTGACCAAGACCTACGACCCGGCGGGCGCTCCGGCGATGGCCGACCTGTCGTTCACCGTGGGCGAGCGCGAGTTCGTCTGCATCGTCGGCTCCTCGGGCTGCGGGAAGACGACGATGCTGCGCTGCCTGTCCGGGCTCGTCGACCCGACCTCGGGCGAGGTGACCCTCGACGGCGCCCGCGTCGACGGCCCGCCGAAGGACATGGCGTTCGTCTTCCAGGACTACAGCCGCTCGCTGCTGCCCTGGATGACCGTCGCCGGCAACGTCTCGTTCCCGCTGCCCTACAAGGGCCTGTCCGCGGCCGAGGTCGCCGCCGCCACCGCGGAGGCGCTCGACGCCGTCGGTCTCGGCGACCGCGGCGACAGCTACCCGTGGCAGCTCTCCGGCGGCATGCAGCAGCGGGTGGCGATCGCCCGGGCGCTGGCCTACCAGCCGCGGATCCTGCTGATGGACGAGCCGTTCGCCTCCGTCGACGCCCAGACGCGCGCCGACCTCGAGGACCTGCTGCTCGACATCTGGCGCCGCTTCGACATCACGGTCCTGTTCGTCACCCACGACATCGACGAGGCGGTCTACCTCTCGCAGCGGGTGCTGGTGCTGCGCCGGCCCGCGCACGTGCACGAGGTCGTCGAGGTCGACCTGCCCGTCGAGCGCGACCAGCTCGCCACCAAGGCGCTTCCGCGCTTCGGACAGCTGCGCTCCCGCGTGCTGTCCAGCCTGCGGGCCCCCGAGCCCGCGACCGGCTGA
- a CDS encoding FAD-dependent oxidoreductase, producing the protein MSWDPATAAPVNEDHPVVVVGGGPVGMTAAAALAAHGLPVVLVELSPEPRPDWRASTFHAATLELLESIDITGQMHAEGLVVPTYQFRDRRDGLIAEFDFGLLADETRFPYRLQLNQQHLVRMLAERLDRDEHVRLRFGTRLTGLRITADGARLQLAGPDGDTELDASYVIGADGPRSAVRNALGVAFDGFTYPERFAITSTSVDLQELLPDLGHVNYVADPQEWLFILRTPESWRVVWPVPGSLTDEQASDPDRLQRQLQRVAPYAAGYPVIDHQVYGVHQRVAGAFRVGPVLLAGDAAHINSPIGGVGLNSGIHDAMDGARRLVRIAGGDADADAELDAYDRVRRTVAVEYVQADTQRNTDRLRETDDGVRRQHQEDMRAIAADPERARAYIRRVSLLESVQRFGIGRPPAELGAEVR; encoded by the coding sequence ATGTCCTGGGACCCAGCCACTGCCGCACCGGTGAACGAGGACCACCCCGTCGTGGTCGTCGGCGGCGGACCGGTGGGGATGACCGCCGCCGCCGCGCTCGCCGCGCACGGCCTGCCCGTCGTCCTCGTCGAGCTCTCGCCCGAACCCCGCCCGGACTGGCGGGCGAGCACGTTCCACGCCGCCACGCTCGAGCTGCTCGAGTCGATCGACATCACCGGGCAGATGCACGCCGAGGGGCTCGTCGTCCCCACCTACCAGTTCCGCGACCGCCGCGACGGGCTGATCGCCGAGTTCGACTTCGGCCTGCTCGCCGACGAGACCCGCTTCCCGTACCGGCTGCAGCTCAACCAGCAGCACCTGGTGCGGATGCTCGCCGAGCGCCTGGACCGCGACGAGCACGTGCGGCTGCGCTTCGGCACCCGGCTGACCGGGCTGCGGATCACCGCCGACGGTGCCCGGCTGCAGCTCGCCGGCCCGGACGGGGACACCGAGCTGGACGCGTCGTACGTCATCGGCGCCGACGGGCCGCGCAGCGCGGTGCGCAACGCGCTGGGCGTCGCCTTCGACGGGTTCACCTACCCGGAGCGCTTCGCGATCACCAGCACCTCGGTCGACCTGCAGGAGCTGCTCCCCGACCTGGGGCACGTCAACTACGTGGCGGATCCGCAGGAGTGGCTGTTCATCCTGCGCACGCCCGAGTCGTGGCGGGTGGTCTGGCCGGTGCCCGGGTCCCTGACCGACGAGCAGGCGAGCGACCCGGACCGGCTGCAGCGCCAGCTGCAGCGCGTCGCCCCGTACGCGGCCGGCTACCCCGTGATCGACCACCAGGTCTACGGCGTGCACCAGCGGGTGGCGGGCGCGTTCCGGGTGGGCCCGGTCCTGCTGGCCGGCGACGCCGCGCACATCAACTCCCCGATCGGCGGGGTCGGGCTCAACTCCGGCATCCACGACGCGATGGACGGCGCCCGGCGCCTGGTCCGCATCGCCGGTGGCGACGCCGACGCCGACGCCGAGCTCGACGCCTACGACCGGGTCCGCCGGACCGTCGCCGTCGAGTACGTCCAGGCCGACACCCAGCGCAACACCGACCGGCTGCGCGAGACCGACGACGGTGTCCGCCGGCAGCACCAGGAGGACATGCGGGCCATCGCCGCCGATCCCGAGCGGGCCCGCGCCTACATCCGCCGGGTGTCGCTGCTGGAGAGCGTGCAGCGCTTCGGGATCGGCCGCCCGCCCGCCGAGCTGGGTGCGGAGGTCCGATGA
- a CDS encoding cupin domain-containing protein has product MTGTGHATELDALYADLAAAELRPLWTITEQLLTPTPRPRAVPWLWPAATMKPLARRAIRLVPVERGGERRVLSLQNPGLGGAPYAVGTLWGAIQCLGPHETAPAHRHSPGAIRFVLDGEGVWTTVDGDACDMRPGDLVLTPSMNWHDHVNGGDSEMFWFDGLDLPMVAALDGVFFEEYPGPGESQPEPAEHNVSERVHAAGTRYAVGTTAALSPRHSPLMVYRWTDTAAELDRLAASSDEPLLALEYVDPVTGASVLPTLACAVHRVRAGRRSAPVRRAGNAVHVVFSGHGSSVIDGQRFDWGPGDMFAVPSWAAVEHAAAEQADLFVLTDAPVLRALGLEREQVLDAPQAVTGTFVPHPRER; this is encoded by the coding sequence ATGACCGGCACCGGGCACGCGACCGAGCTGGACGCGCTCTACGCCGACCTCGCCGCCGCCGAGCTGCGGCCGCTGTGGACGATCACCGAGCAGCTGCTCACCCCGACCCCGCGGCCCCGCGCGGTGCCGTGGCTGTGGCCGGCGGCGACGATGAAGCCGCTGGCCCGGCGGGCCATCCGGCTCGTGCCCGTGGAGCGCGGCGGCGAGCGGCGGGTGCTGAGCCTGCAGAACCCGGGGCTCGGTGGGGCCCCGTACGCCGTCGGCACGCTCTGGGGCGCGATCCAGTGCCTCGGCCCGCACGAGACCGCACCCGCGCACCGGCACTCCCCCGGCGCGATCCGGTTCGTCCTCGACGGCGAGGGCGTCTGGACCACCGTCGACGGCGACGCCTGCGACATGCGGCCCGGCGACCTGGTGCTCACCCCGTCGATGAACTGGCACGACCACGTCAACGGCGGCGACAGCGAGATGTTCTGGTTCGACGGACTGGACCTGCCCATGGTCGCGGCGCTGGACGGCGTCTTCTTCGAGGAGTACCCGGGGCCGGGCGAGAGCCAGCCCGAGCCCGCCGAGCACAACGTCTCCGAGCGGGTGCACGCCGCGGGCACCCGGTACGCGGTCGGGACGACCGCGGCGCTGAGCCCGCGGCACTCCCCGCTGATGGTCTACCGCTGGACCGACACGGCGGCCGAGCTCGACCGGCTCGCCGCGTCCTCCGACGAGCCGCTGCTGGCACTGGAGTACGTCGACCCCGTGACCGGGGCGAGCGTGCTGCCCACGCTGGCCTGCGCCGTGCACCGGGTCCGGGCCGGGCGGCGCAGCGCGCCGGTGCGGCGCGCGGGCAACGCCGTCCACGTGGTGTTCTCCGGGCACGGCTCCAGCGTGATCGACGGGCAGCGGTTCGACTGGGGGCCCGGGGACATGTTCGCGGTGCCGTCCTGGGCCGCCGTCGAGCACGCGGCCGCGGAGCAGGCCGACCTGTTCGTGCTCACCGACGCCCCCGTGCTGCGGGCACTGGGCCTGGAGCGCGAGCAGGTCCTCGACGCGCCGCAGGCCGTGACCGGCACGTTCGTCCCCCACCCGCGAGAGAGGTAG
- a CDS encoding IclR family transcriptional regulator, producing the protein MSNVVPSPPSTSVDNALRLLELIGQRQALRVAEAADLLGVARSTAHRLLSALRRRGFVMQDRPNGAYRPGPALVEIGLAAVSRIDIRRVARPVLEEVRELTGETVSLAVLEGASIRFVDCAEGPRSVRVGNRTGVVRPAHASAVGKAILAGLSDAEVLRRYPDEELPAATTDAALTGRTALLDELAAIRARGYALNWEESADGVCAVAVALRDTVGQPLAALGVAAPSSRMGDAEAIRAFVPAVLRGADLVHERLRTQ; encoded by the coding sequence ATGTCGAACGTGGTCCCGTCTCCGCCCTCCACCTCGGTGGACAACGCGCTGCGGCTGCTCGAGCTGATCGGCCAGCGGCAGGCGCTGCGGGTGGCCGAGGCGGCCGACCTGCTGGGGGTGGCGCGGTCCACCGCCCACCGGCTGCTCAGCGCGCTGCGACGGCGGGGCTTCGTCATGCAGGACCGGCCCAACGGCGCCTACCGGCCCGGTCCGGCGCTGGTGGAGATCGGGCTCGCCGCGGTGAGCCGGATCGACATCCGGCGGGTCGCCCGGCCGGTGCTGGAGGAGGTGCGGGAGCTGACGGGGGAGACCGTCAGCCTCGCGGTGCTGGAGGGCGCGAGCATCCGGTTCGTCGACTGCGCGGAGGGTCCCCGGTCGGTCCGGGTCGGCAACCGCACCGGGGTGGTCCGGCCCGCCCACGCCTCCGCCGTCGGCAAGGCGATCCTGGCCGGGCTCTCGGACGCGGAGGTGCTGCGCCGCTACCCCGACGAGGAGCTGCCCGCCGCGACGACCGACGCGGCGCTGACCGGCCGCACCGCCCTGCTCGACGAGCTGGCCGCGATCCGTGCCCGCGGCTACGCGCTGAACTGGGAGGAGAGCGCCGACGGGGTCTGCGCGGTCGCGGTGGCCCTGCGCGACACCGTCGGTCAGCCGCTCGCCGCGCTGGGCGTCGCCGCCCCGAGCAGCCGCATGGGCGACGCGGAGGCGATCCGGGCCTTCGTCCCGGCGGTGCTGCGCGGGGCGGACCTGGTGCACGAGCGGCTGCGCACGCAGTGA
- a CDS encoding alkaline phosphatase family protein, translating to MRPPEAVLPRADGAFHHGETQPRLPDDRVPVVLVVLDGLGDRPVPELGGRTPAEAARTPVLDALAARGASGWHLPFGWGPAPASELAHWAMFGFADVPFPGRAVLEAVGAGLDVPYGTAVTHAALRASHAHEGRVWIVGRAAAGDAADVTTLFDALSPVAARHGAALRALRGRGEALLTLAGHASGAVTDSDPFFAERHPWLRVLPVSPGGTATAETLNALLLDARAVLRAHPVNARRTADGLPPLDVLTTKWSGDRTPIPTFAERNGVAGALVTQTGLYRGLAGVLGTARRDVAAVPDVGADLATRLAAAEELIADGARFVHVHTKATDEAGHTKRPHAKREVLEAADRGLAGLAELAGRAVVAVTGDHATPSVDGVLHTSDPTPLVVAGPGVRPDGVTAFGESPARHGWYGQVRAAELLPLLFAHANRPVFLGHRATRRVTSALPDDPEPMPAD from the coding sequence GTGAGACCGCCGGAGGCGGTGCTCCCGCGCGCCGACGGCGCGTTCCACCACGGCGAGACCCAGCCGCGGCTGCCCGACGACCGCGTCCCCGTCGTCCTCGTGGTGCTCGACGGGCTCGGCGACCGCCCGGTCCCCGAGCTCGGTGGCCGCACCCCGGCCGAGGCCGCCCGCACCCCGGTGCTCGACGCGCTGGCCGCGCGCGGGGCGTCGGGCTGGCACCTGCCGTTCGGGTGGGGGCCGGCGCCCGCGTCGGAGCTCGCGCACTGGGCGATGTTCGGGTTCGCCGACGTGCCGTTCCCGGGCCGGGCCGTGCTGGAGGCCGTCGGTGCGGGCCTCGACGTGCCGTACGGGACGGCCGTGACGCACGCCGCGCTGCGGGCGTCGCACGCCCACGAGGGCCGGGTGTGGATCGTCGGCCGGGCCGCCGCGGGCGACGCCGCCGATGTCACGACCCTGTTCGACGCCCTCTCCCCGGTCGCCGCCCGGCACGGGGCGGCGCTGCGCGCCCTGCGCGGCCGGGGCGAGGCCCTGCTGACGCTGGCCGGGCACGCGAGCGGCGCCGTGACCGACTCCGACCCGTTCTTCGCCGAGCGGCATCCGTGGCTGCGGGTGCTGCCCGTCTCGCCCGGGGGCACGGCCACGGCGGAGACGCTCAACGCGCTGCTGCTCGACGCCCGCGCCGTGCTCCGCGCCCACCCGGTGAACGCCCGCCGCACCGCCGACGGCCTGCCCCCGCTCGACGTGCTCACCACCAAGTGGTCCGGTGACCGCACCCCGATCCCGACGTTCGCCGAGCGCAACGGCGTCGCGGGCGCGCTCGTCACCCAGACCGGGCTCTACCGCGGGCTCGCCGGCGTGCTCGGCACCGCCCGGCGCGACGTGGCCGCCGTACCGGACGTCGGCGCCGACCTCGCCACCCGGCTCGCCGCGGCCGAGGAGCTGATCGCCGACGGCGCGCGGTTCGTCCACGTCCACACGAAGGCCACCGACGAGGCCGGGCACACGAAACGACCGCACGCGAAGCGGGAGGTGCTGGAGGCGGCCGACCGCGGCCTGGCCGGGCTCGCGGAGCTGGCCGGGCGCGCGGTCGTGGCCGTCACCGGCGACCACGCCACCCCGTCGGTCGACGGCGTGCTGCACACCAGCGACCCCACCCCGCTGGTCGTCGCCGGGCCGGGGGTGCGGCCCGACGGCGTCACCGCCTTCGGCGAGTCGCCCGCCCGGCACGGCTGGTACGGGCAGGTGCGGGCCGCGGAGCTGCTGCCGCTGCTGTTCGCCCACGCCAACCGGCCGGTCTTCCTCGGGCACCGCGCCACCCGGCGGGTGACGTCCGCGCTGCCGGACGATCCCGAACCGATGCCGGCGGACTGA